The Streptomyces sp. RFCAC02 DNA window CCACGCCGCATCTTGCCGTTTATGACCCGACGGTACAGTTTGAGTTCTGGTTCTCGGAAAAGCAGATTGCGGATATCAGACAGGTTGAAACCAGCACGCGTTATCTTGGTACGGCGCTGTACTGGATAGCCGCCAGTATCAATATCAAACCGGGCCATGATTATTACTTTTATATCCGCAGTGTGAACACCGTTGGCAAATCGGCATTCGTGGAGGCCGTCGGTCGGGCGAGCGATGATGCGGAAGGTTACCTGGATTTTTTCAAAGGCAAGATAACCGAATCCCATCTCGGCAAGGAGCTGCTGGAAAAAGTCGAGCTGACGGAGGATAACGCCAGCAGACTGGAGGAGTTTTCGAAAGAGTGGAAGGATGCCAGTGATAAGTGGAATGCCATGTGGGCTGTCAAAATTGAGCAGACCAAAGACGGCAAACATTATGTCGCGGGTATTGGCCTCAGCATGGAGGACACGGAGGAAGGCAAACTGAGCCAGTTTCTGGTTGCCGCCAATCGTATCGCATTTATTGACCCGGCAAACGGGAATGAAACGCCGATGTTTGTGGCGCAGGGCAACCAGATATTCATGAACGACGTGTTCCTGAAGCGCCTGACGGCCCCCACCATTACCAGCGGCGGCAATCCTCCGGCCTTTTCCCTGACACCGGACGGAAAGCTGACCGCTAAAAATGCGGATATCAGTGGCAGTGTGAATGCGAACTCCGGGACGCTCAGTAATGTGACGATAGCTGAAAACTGTACGATAAACGGTACGCTGAGGGCGGAAAAAATCGTCGGGGACATTGTAAAGGCGGCGAGCGCGGCTTTTCCGCGCCAGCGTGAAAGCAGTGTGGACTGGCCGTCAGGTACCCGTACTGTCACCGTGACCGATGACCATCCTTTTGATCGCCAGATAGTGGTGCTTCCGCTGACGTTTCGCGGAAGTAAGCGTACTGTCAGCGGCAGGACAACGTATTCGATGTGTTATCTGAAAGTACTGATGAACGGTGCGGTGATTTATGATGGCGCGGCGAACGAGGCGGTACAGGTGTTCTCCCGTATTGTTGACATGCCAGCGGGTCGGGGAAACGTGATCCTGACGTTCACGCTTACGTCCACACGGCATTCGGCAGATATTCCGCCGTATACGTTTGCCAGCGATGTGCAGGTTATGGTGATTAAGAAACAGGCGCTGGGCATCAGCGTGGTCTGAGTGTGTTACAGAGGTTCGTCCGGGAACGGGCGTTTTATTATAAAACAGTGAGAGGTGAACGATGCGTAATGTGTGTATTGCCGTTGCTGTCTTTGCCGCACTTGCGGTGACAGTCACTCCGGCCCGTGCGGAAGGTGGACATGGTACGTTTACGGTGGGCTATTTTCAAGTGAAACCGGGTACATTGCCGTCGTTGTCGGGCGGGATACCGGTGTGAGTCATCTGAAAGGGATTAACGTGAAGTACCGTTATGAGCTGACGGACAGTGTGGGGGTGATGGCTTCCCTGGGGTTCGCCGCGTCGAAAAAGAGCAGCACAGTGATGACCGGGGAGGATACGTTTCACTATGAGAGCCTGCGTGGACGTTATGTGAGCGTGATGGCCGGACCGGTTTTACAAATCAGTAAGCAGGTCAGTGCGTACGCCATGGCCGGAGTGGCTCACAGTCGGTGGTCCGGCAGTACAATGGATTACCGTAAGACGGAAATCACTCCCGGGTATATGAAAGAGACGACCACTGCCAGGGACGAAAGTGCAATGCGGCATACCTCAGTGGCGTGGAGTGCAGGTATACAGATTAATCCGGCAGCGTCCGTCGTTGTTGATATTGCTTATGAAGGCTCCGGCAGTGGCGACTG harbors:
- a CDS encoding Ail/Lom family outer membrane beta-barrel protein, with the protein product MYCRCCLCRTCGDSHSGPCGRWTWYVYGGLFSSETGYIAVVVGRDTGVSHLKGINVKYRYELTDSVGVMASLGFAASKKSSTVMTGEDTFHYESLRGRYVSVMAGPVLQISKQVSAYAMAGVAHSRWSGSTMDYRKTEITPGYMKETTTARDESAMRHTSVAWSAGIQINPAASVVVDIAYEGSGSGDWRTDGFIVGVGYKF